The genomic interval TCGCCGATGGGTCGAGCCGGGTTCCCGGCGACGGTCGTCCCGGGGGCGACGTCGTCGACGACGACCGCTCCCGCCCCGACGGTCGCCCCCTCGCCGACCGTAATGTCGCCGACGAGCGTCGCGTTCGCGCCGACCGTCACGCCGTCTTCGAGCGTCGGGTGGCGCTTGACGGGTTCGGGCGAGTTCCCCCCGAGCGTGACGCCGTGGAACAACTGCACGTCGTCGCCGAGTTCGGCCGTCTCGCCGACGACGACGCCCATCCCGTGGTCGATGAACACGCGCCGACCCAGCGTCGCGCCGGGGTGTATCTCGACGCCCGTCAGCACACGTGTCAGGTGCGAGAGAACACGCGCGGCCAGGGGGTGGCCGCCGTTGAGTAGCCGACTGGCGACCCGGTACAACCAGACGGCGTGGACGCCGGGGTAGGTGAGCACCACTTCGCGGGCGCTCTTCGCGGCGGGGTCGTTCGTGAGTGCGGTGCGGACGTCTTCGCGGAGTCTGTCGAACATCGTGTGTGGAGACTGGTGGTGGTTGGCCGGCGGACCGACGACGGGCGAGAAGGAACTCAACAGCGACAGCACGGACGCACGAACGAACGGTGAGCGAGCGACCGACTGCGACTGATGCTGTCGCGCATACCGGAGTATTCGAGTGTGCAGGCAAAAGCGTGGCGAGGTTGTGAGAAAGTGGTGGGCAGTGGGCATGAAGGTGTCTCCCTGTCTGCAAATTGCCCCTCACTGTCGTCGATTTCGACAGACTCGTGCCGCGAGTCTAACAGTCTCAGTTGACGGATGACAGTATCGAATAGCCTTCCAACCACAGGTTTACGAACACCGTTCGTGTAGGCCCACGCCATACGGCGCAATCTCCGTTTCCACAGAGATGAAGTCGTACCCACCACAGTTCTTCATGAAATAGTCCGTGATGTGTGAGTTCTCGTCGTAGACGACGATGAGAAACAGAGAGTCAACAGGCCGGTTGCGGACTTCTCGTTCGACGACCTCGCCGGGCCCAATGGTTAGATTGGCAACAAAGCGCGCTGGTTCGGGGTCGACACTCGTATAGTGATACCCATCGGTGGGTTCGGCGGAGAGTGAATATCCATCGACTTTCCTACTATGACTTTTCCCATCGTTACGACGAATATCGAGTGTGGTTGAGGTGTTGACGAGGAATATCTCGACGGTGTACGTGGTGTTCACTGAACTGTTCCCGATGAGTTCGATAGGTGCCTCCTGCGTTCGCGGCGCGTCGGAGAGCACGCCACTGCATCCCGCCAACGGCACCAGTAGTAGCAGGAAGGTGACCACGAGACGAACCGACGAGCGACCAGTGAACATCAGAGAGTGTATTTCAGTAGATACTGTCGCCTGACTAATAGCTGCGGGACACGCGGTCGAATGAGAGACTCACGCTCTGAGTGTATCAAACGGGGTTAGCGCCAGACGCGTGCCGCGAGGGGGTCATTCTCCGCAGAAGATATTTACCACTCGTTGATTGATGCACCGTATGAAACGTCGTGCCCTCCTCGCCGTGATTGGGGCAGCCGCTACTGGTGGTTGTTCAAGTGTGTCTGGAGTGTTCGGGGGTGACGTGGAGGAGGGGATGACGGTGAGTTCCGAATACACTTGCATCGAATTGCAGGACCCCCCGTGCATCGCGTCGGTGACGGTCGACGAGATGGGCAACGCTACTCAACTCGTGGCAAAGGTACCCAATTCGTCTGGTACGACAGAACAACACGTCATCCCCACTGAAGGCGGCCAGTTGGAGATAGAAGGATTACGCCCCGAGCAGGAAGTGGAGTTGTATGCGAAGCGGGATGACAAGACGATTCTGTTTCAGAAGGTCCCAACACCCGAACAGCGCAAGCGTGAGCTTCCCCTGAGCAACTCTTCGGACAGTCCCCACTCAACTACTCAGTCCCGATAGACTCACACTCTCGGTGTATCAGCTGAATCGGCGAATATGATTCCGAAGTAAATACCCTTCTCAGATGGGTATTCGCGCGAGTGGAACGAGCGCGATTCACCGTGAGGCGCGCGAGCGCGCCGACCGGTTTTTCAGTCCAAGATGCTCCGAGAATCGGGTCCCTTCGCGACCCCGACGAAGAGGACCGTGATTCAGAAGCCCTTGCCGAGCAGTTCGCGCGCGATGATGTTCTTCTGGATCTCCGAGGTACCCTCGTAGATCTGCGTGATCTTCGCGTCGCGGTAGAGGCGTTCGGCGTCGAAGTCGTTGACGTAGCCGGCCCCGCCGTGAATCTGGACGCACTCGTTGGCCGCGTCGACGGCGACGCGGGAGGCGTACTCCTTGGCCATCGAGGCGAGCGTCGTCAGCTGGTCGTCGGAGTTGTCGACCGACCACGCGCTCTTGTAGGTGAGCTGACGGGCGGCCTCGGTGCGGGTGTGGATGTCGGCGAGCTTGTGCTGGATGGCCTGGAAGTCGCCGATGGGGCGGCCGAACTGCTCGCGCTCCTTGGCGTAGTCCAGCGCGCGGTCACACGCGCCCTTGGCGATGCCGACGCCCTGCGCGGCGACCATCGTCCGGGTCACGTCGAAGAAGTTCATGAGCTGGAGGAACCCCATCCCGCGCGTGCCCACGAGGTTCTCCTCGGGGACGCGCAGGTCGTCGAAGATGAGCTCCGCCGTGTCGCTGGCGCGGATGCCGAGTTTGCCCGTAATCTTCTCGCTCTTGAAGCCGTCCCGGTCGGACTCGACGACGATCTGCGAGAAGCCGTTGTAGCGACCCTCGGCCTCGGGGTCGGTCTTGCACATGACGACGAAGAAGTCGCCGACCGAGCCGTTGGTGATCCACATCTTGTTGCCGTTGAGGACCCACTCGTCGCCGTCCTTCTCGGCGGTCGTGGAGACCGACGACACGTCCGAACCGGTGTCGGGTTCGGAGATGGCCGCGCCCATGATGGCCTCGCCGCTGGCGACCGGTTCGAGGTACTGCTCCTTCTGCTCCTCCGTCCCGTACTCCATGATGGCGTCGGAGCCGAACGTCGTCGCCGTGATGGACAGCGCGATGCCGGGGTCGACGGCGAACATCTCCTCGACGATGAGCGCGGTTTCGAGCGCGTTGTAGCCCGCACCACCGTACTCCATGGGGATGTTCGCGCCGGTCAGCCCCATCTCGGCGGCCGTCTCCAGCACCTCGTGGGGGAACTTCTCGTCGACGTCGTACTCCTGGGCGACGGGGGCGATCTCGTTCTCCGCGAAGCGGCGGACCTCCTCTTTGATCTGTTTCTGCTCGTCGCTGAGCTGATAATCCATGACAGTCGCTCTCTCCCGGCGACACATAACCGTTTCCCGACGGTTTTCAACGGGCTAGGAGTTTCTGTCGGGTGGATGGGAAACGTTGAACACGGCCCGCCAAGTGGGGCCAGTTGTCTATGAACGCCGACGACATCCAGACCATCGCCGTCCTCGGTGCTGGCAACATGGGCCACGGTATCGCCGAGGTGGCGGCCATGGCCGGCTACGACGTCAACCTCCGCGACATCAACGAGGAGTTCGTCCAGAACGGCTACGACCAGATCGAGTGGTCGCTCGGCAAACTCGCCGACAACGACCAGTTGAGCGAGGAGGAGGCCGACGCCGCGCTCGACCGCATCACCCCGCTCGTCGAGATGAGCGAGGCCGTCTCGGACGTCGACGTCGTCATCGAGGCGGTGCCCGAGAAGATGGACATCAAACAGGACGTGTACGGCGACGTGGAGGAGTACGCGCCCGACCGCGCTATCCTCGCGTCCAACACGTCGTCGCTGTCCATCACTGACCTGTCGGAGGTCACCGAGCGTCCCGAGCAGTTCTGCGGGATGCACTTCTTCAACCCGCCCGTGCGGATGCAGCTCGTCGAGGTAATCTCCGGGGCACACACGGCCGACGAGACGCTGGAGGCCATCGAGGACCTGTCTGAGTCGTTCGGCAAGACGCCCGTCCGCGTCCGCAAGGACGAACCGGGGTTCATCGTCAACCGCGTCCTCGTTCCGCTGATGAACGAGGCGTGCTGGATCGTCTCGGAGGACGACGCCACGATGGCCGAGGTCGACTCGACCGTCAAGTACGACATCGGCCTCCCGATGGGCGCGTTCGAACTCGGCGACCAGGTGGGCAACGACGTCACCTACCACGTGCTGGAGTACATGTACGAGACGCTCGGCGAGGCGTACGAACCGGCGCCGCTCCTCGAAGAGGTCGTCGAGGAGGAGCGCTACGGCAAGAAGTCCGGCGAGGGGTTCTACGACTACGAGAACGGCGACGGCGCGGACGTCCCGACCGACGAGGGCCGCGAGGACGTCAAGCACCGACTGCTCGCGACGATGGCCAACGAGGTCGGGAACCTCGTCGGGCAGGACGTCGCCCCGCCCCGCGACATCGACCAGGCCGTGATGCTCGGCGCTGGCTACCCCGACGGCCCCGCGAAGATGGCCGACGAGGCGGGTCTCGACACGCTCGTCGAGACGCTGGAGGACCTCCACGACGAGACGGGCGCGGCGCGCTACGAGGTCTCCGACGGCCTCCGCGAGGCGGCCGAGGAGGGCGGCTTCCACGGTGCCGACGACGAGGACACCGTCGAGTTCACCACCGTCTCGCTGGAGTACCCCGGCGACCAGGTCGGACAGATCGTCCTCGACCGCGAGGCCCGGATGAACACCATCAGCACGGACATGCTCGACGAACTGGCCGACGCCGTCGACGTGCTGGAAGACGACGACGACGTGCGCGCCATCCTCATCACCGGGAAGGGCGACCGCGCGTTCTCCGCGGGCGCGGACGTAAGCGCCTTCGCCTCCTCGGCGGAACCGCTCACGGGCATCGAACTCTCCCGGAAGGGCCAGCGCACGTTCGGCAAACTGGAGGAGTCGCCGCTGCCGGTCGTCGCGGGTATCGACGGCTTCGCGCTGGGTGGCGGCCTCGAACTCGCCGCCTGTGCCGACCTCCGCATCGCGTCGGACCGTTCGGAACTCGGCCTGCCGGAGCACTCCCTCGGCCTGATTCCGGGCTGGGGCGGCACGCAGCGTCTCCAGCGCATCGTCGGCTTCGGCCGTGCGAAGGAGATCGTGTTCACCTCCGACCGGTACGACGCGGAGACGATGTACGACTACGACTTCGTCAACGAGGTCGTCCCGTTCGGCGAGTTCGAGGAGAAGGCCCACGACCTCGCGGCGAAGATGGCACGCGGGCCGCCCGTCTCCCAGAAGCTCACGAAGCGGACGATGCTCCGTGGCTGGGAGGACCCCGACGCCGGACTCGAACTCGAAGCGCAGTCGTTCGGCCACCTGCTGGGCACCGACGACCTGATGGAGGGCATCACGGCGTTCATGGGCGACCGAGACCCGGAGTTCGAGGGGAAGTGACCCGAACTCGGCCTGTGACCGCCTGACAGCCACGCGCCGAAAGACAGCCTTTATCAACGGGAGGGCCGCAGTTTGATTCGTAGCTCGGTCGTCCCACGGAGCGAAGCGACGTGGGCACAGCGCTGAGCGAAGTGACGCTCGGTTGGTGTAGTCCGGCCAATCATTTCGGCCTTTCGAGCCGATGACACGGGTTCAAATCCCGTACCGAGCATTCTGCGAGGAGTATCCCGACGAGCAGATGCGCGACGAGTGGTTTGAACCCTGCGAGACGCAGCACGAACGGAGTGAGTGACCGTCTCGCTTCGGTTCAAATCCCGTACCGAGCACTTTTCGAGTGAACGTAGTGAGCGCGAAGAGCGCACAGCGTCGGGAGTTGTATCGGGAGAGAGCGAAGCGAGCGAGTGCGGTTCGCGTCCCGCCCTGAGCAGTCTTCGAGGGACCGTCTGAGGAGCGGACGGTGACTGGCGCACCACGGTACGCCGCCGAACGACGTGACCGACGTTCGATGACCGGCCGACGCGCCGACCTGTCCGACGCCGTGTGAGCTGTCCCGAGGCTCCTCTCCGCCGTACGCTCGCGAACGAACGGTCCGTCGGCATCGAACACCTATCGTTCATCTATTTGTCTTACGTAAGAAACTTCTTGTCTGACAAACATTCATTATCTCATGGTTACTCTCTGTGGAAGAGGACGCTCAGATGAGTACTATCGAATCCCCGGATGGACGTGTCGAGCTGTCGAGTCGGAACGAGTGCGACCACCGAGTCACCCACGAGGTCGGTGGTCCCGCGTCACTCAGCGTCACCGTCGTCAGCGCGGTCAGCGAAGCACTGGACGCGGACGTGACGGCAGTCGACCCGCTCTACGAGAGCGTCGACCCAGACGCCCTCGACTCGCTGTTCGCGTCCGCGACTGCCGGGAACCGTTCTACGACACGTATCTGCTTCGCTCACGACGGCTGTTCGGTCACTATCTACGGCGACGGTGAGGTTCTCGTCACGGTTCTCGACGACTAGCTATTACTGCGGGAGCGTGGCTCAGGCGCGTGATATCAGCAGTCTCGCAACGGTTAATATCTGAGATGCCGTCGGTACGGCTCGAACGATTATGAGTATCCGACGAAGTTCCTTCGACGACATGGACCGAATGTTCGACCAGATGCGCCGCTCGATGGTCTCCCCCTGGTCGGGCCGCGTGGCCGACTGGGACCTGCCCGAGATGTCCCGCCTCACCGGCCGCACTGACAGCAACCTGAGCATCGAACGCGACGACGAGGGCTACGTCGTCCTCGCCGACCTCCCCGGCTTCGAGAAGGAGGAACTCGACCTCGAGTTCGACGACGGCGTCCTCTCGGTCAGCGGTCGCCACGAGGTCAGCGAGGAGTCCGACTCGGGCACCTCGATGCGCGCTCGCTCGGTGTTCGAACAGGTCCACATCCCCGGCGACGTCGACGTCGATGCAATCTCCGCGACGTACCGCAACGGCGTCCTCGAGATTCGCCTCCCGTCGATGAGCGACCGGGGCGACGACTCCCACCGCATCGACATCGACTGAGCACGCTCGCTCGGACGCCCTCAGCCCTCCGATCCCTCCGACGCGTTACTGCACTCCTCCGCATCGTTTCTCGGGTATTTCCGACCACGACGGCCCCGTTTACCACGGTTGGATTGGTAATGTACAACAACATTCATTACTGCGACTTACAATCTACCACTAACGATGGCAACACAGCGACCCTCCGGGACCGAACCGTCGTGGCTCGAACACGAACGAGAGTACACCGACGAGGTCATCGGCGAGGATACCCTGGCCGTGATGTTCGAGCGGAGCGCCGAGCGAAACCAGACCCGCTCGGCCCAGCGCTACAAGGGCGGCGTCTACGACCGCTCGCTCGTCGCCGAGGGTGTTGTCAACGCGGCTCCGAACGGGGGGTACGCGACGCTCTCGTACGGCGACATGCGGGACATCGTCCACAACCTCGCCGCCGGGTTCCGGGACCTGGGACTGAGCGCCGGGGACCGCGTGGGGATCTTCGGTAACACGCGGATGGAGTGGGCGCAGAGCGACTTCGCCCTCCTGCAGGCTGGTGGCGTCGTCACCACCGTCTACGCCGAGTCCTCGCCACGGCAGGTAGAGTACCTGCTCGACAACCCCGGCGCGACGGGCGTCGTCGTCGAGAACCAGGAACTCCTCGAACGGGTGCTCGAAGTCGAGGACGAACTCGACCTCTCGTTCGTCGTCGTCATGGACGAGATATCGGGGTACGACGGCCGTGAGGACGTGCTGACCCTCGGCGAACTCCACGACCGCGGTGCCGAGGTGTTCGACGCCGACGAGCACGCCTCGTGGCTCGACGAGCGCTCCCCCGAGGACCTCGCCAGCCTCATCTACACCTCCGGAACCACCGGGCGGCCGAAGGGCGTCGAACTGACGAACGCGAACCTCCGGGCGAACGTCAACCAGTGCCGCAAGCGGATGGGGCCGCGCCCGGACAAACCCGCCGACATGCCCGCCATCACCGCCGGGAGCGAGGCGC from Halomarina salina carries:
- the cysE gene encoding serine O-acetyltransferase; amino-acid sequence: MFDRLREDVRTALTNDPAAKSAREVVLTYPGVHAVWLYRVASRLLNGGHPLAARVLSHLTRVLTGVEIHPGATLGRRVFIDHGMGVVVGETAELGDDVQLFHGVTLGGNSPEPVKRHPTLEDGVTVGANATLVGDITVGEGATVGAGAVVVDDVAPGTTVAGNPARPIGESAEPPLSQHPRCSNPNED
- a CDS encoding acyl-CoA dehydrogenase family protein, whose protein sequence is MDYQLSDEQKQIKEEVRRFAENEIAPVAQEYDVDEKFPHEVLETAAEMGLTGANIPMEYGGAGYNALETALIVEEMFAVDPGIALSITATTFGSDAIMEYGTEEQKEQYLEPVASGEAIMGAAISEPDTGSDVSSVSTTAEKDGDEWVLNGNKMWITNGSVGDFFVVMCKTDPEAEGRYNGFSQIVVESDRDGFKSEKITGKLGIRASDTAELIFDDLRVPEENLVGTRGMGFLQLMNFFDVTRTMVAAQGVGIAKGACDRALDYAKEREQFGRPIGDFQAIQHKLADIHTRTEAARQLTYKSAWSVDNSDDQLTTLASMAKEYASRVAVDAANECVQIHGGAGYVNDFDAERLYRDAKITQIYEGTSEIQKNIIARELLGKGF
- a CDS encoding 3-hydroxyacyl-CoA dehydrogenase/enoyl-CoA hydratase family protein, producing MNADDIQTIAVLGAGNMGHGIAEVAAMAGYDVNLRDINEEFVQNGYDQIEWSLGKLADNDQLSEEEADAALDRITPLVEMSEAVSDVDVVIEAVPEKMDIKQDVYGDVEEYAPDRAILASNTSSLSITDLSEVTERPEQFCGMHFFNPPVRMQLVEVISGAHTADETLEAIEDLSESFGKTPVRVRKDEPGFIVNRVLVPLMNEACWIVSEDDATMAEVDSTVKYDIGLPMGAFELGDQVGNDVTYHVLEYMYETLGEAYEPAPLLEEVVEEERYGKKSGEGFYDYENGDGADVPTDEGREDVKHRLLATMANEVGNLVGQDVAPPRDIDQAVMLGAGYPDGPAKMADEAGLDTLVETLEDLHDETGAARYEVSDGLREAAEEGGFHGADDEDTVEFTTVSLEYPGDQVGQIVLDREARMNTISTDMLDELADAVDVLEDDDDVRAILITGKGDRAFSAGADVSAFASSAEPLTGIELSRKGQRTFGKLEESPLPVVAGIDGFALGGGLELAACADLRIASDRSELGLPEHSLGLIPGWGGTQRLQRIVGFGRAKEIVFTSDRYDAETMYDYDFVNEVVPFGEFEEKAHDLAAKMARGPPVSQKLTKRTMLRGWEDPDAGLELEAQSFGHLLGTDDLMEGITAFMGDRDPEFEGK
- a CDS encoding HalOD1 output domain-containing protein — its product is MSTIESPDGRVELSSRNECDHRVTHEVGGPASLSVTVVSAVSEALDADVTAVDPLYESVDPDALDSLFASATAGNRSTTRICFAHDGCSVTIYGDGEVLVTVLDD
- a CDS encoding Hsp20/alpha crystallin family protein is translated as MDRMFDQMRRSMVSPWSGRVADWDLPEMSRLTGRTDSNLSIERDDEGYVVLADLPGFEKEELDLEFDDGVLSVSGRHEVSEESDSGTSMRARSVFEQVHIPGDVDVDAISATYRNGVLEIRLPSMSDRGDDSHRIDID